In Actinoplanes octamycinicus, the genomic window CGGTCGACGGCGTCATCGAGTCCGGCCATGCGGTCACCATCGACTTCGACCCGGCTCGCCTGCCGCACTGCCGCGGCACGGACGAGTACGGAGACTCCTGGGGCATCTCCGTCCAGTACCGCATCGACGGTGGCGACCTGCGCGTCTACCCGGTCACCGAAAGGGTGACCGCGGACGGCAAGGACACCACGGTCAGGAGCCTGGGCACCGTGCAGCTGCGCCCGGACACCCAGCACCTGCAGATGTGGTTCGTCAACCAGGACCGCACCGGTTGCCACGAGGAGGACACGAACCACGGCGCGAACTACGAGTTCGACATCAGCCAGCCGCCGGTGCTGGCGCGCGCCACCTACCGGGCCGACTGGTCCGAGACCCTGACCGGCTCGCTGCGTAAGGGCGGCGCGCTGGTGATCGACTACGACCCGGCCCGGCTCCCGCAGTGCCGCGCCACCTACCGGGGCTACCCGGCTTGGGACATCACCGCCTTCTACCGCTTCGACGGCGGCTCGGTGCGGTCCGCCGTGGTGAACCAGGGTGACGAAGTCATCCCGTTCCGCATCGACGTCCCCGCCGACGCCCAGAAGATCGAGACGTGGTTCAAGATCGCGAATTACTACGCCCAGTGCTCGGCGTACGACTCGGACTACGGGAAGAACTACACCTTCGCCATCAACTGACTCGAGCAAGCACCGGGCCGGGCGGTGGCACCGCCCGGCCCGGTGCCGGCCAGTCAGCACAGGTCCTTGGGGCGCCATGCCGGGCCGGTGTGCGGCAACGCTTCCGAGCGGCTGCTTCCATTGTTGTGGCGCGACGTGAAGAACTACGTTTGACCGCCGGTTCAATGCCATGCGGAGGGCGGCTTCATGACGAACGGCGCGGACGAGTCCGATCTGGCCGACGATCCGAACGAGCTGACCGTGTGGTTCGAGCGCCTCGACCCCCTTCAGGTCCGCACCTACGATGACGCGCCGATCCGGGACGACTACAGCAATATCTACTTCGTGGGCACCGGCAAGTCGCGTGCTCACGCGGGCCGGCCAGGGCGGCGCCCCGATTGCATCCCCGCGGACGCACCAGCGCATTGGTCCCATGATCTGTGGGCGGGCGAATTGCCTCCTGCGATTCCGCGATGTGCCGACTGCGCGAAAAGGCATCCGCGGCCGTCCCCGAGTGCCTCCCGCTGACCGTGGAACCATCAGATGGTGACCATGGCCCCTACGGCTCGTGGTCCGCCGTGCCGCCCGTGAGTAAGGTCCGCCGTGCCGCCCTCAAGTAAGGTCCGCGGTGCCGCCCGTCAGTGAGGATGACGATGTCGAATACCAGTCGGCCCGGCACGGGCCCGGCTCTGCGGGATGCCGGACCGGCGGCAACCGGTTTCTCGGCCGCAGCCGTCACCGTGCTCGGCGTCGTGGCGGTACTGGCGGTCACGCTGGATCAGCTCGTCAAGGCGCTGTCGACTGACAGGTTGACCGAGAACGAGCCGGTTCGTACCCTCGGCGGCCTGGTCTATCTGTGCCTGTGGCGCAACAGTGGTGCGGCGTGGAGTGTCGGAAGCCGGCACACCTGGATGTTCACGCTGGTGGCGGTTG contains:
- a CDS encoding DUF6209 family protein; its protein translation is MNMSRVLRSVPMMATVLIAALGGLTAPASASPLPAGTGTPVLHFNADGSTSVDGVIESGHAVTIDFDPARLPHCRGTDEYGDSWGISVQYRIDGGDLRVYPVTERVTADGKDTTVRSLGTVQLRPDTQHLQMWFVNQDRTGCHEEDTNHGANYEFDISQPPVLARATYRADWSETLTGSLRKGGALVIDYDPARLPQCRATYRGYPAWDITAFYRFDGGSVRSAVVNQGDEVIPFRIDVPADAQKIETWFKIANYYAQCSAYDSDYGKNYTFAIN